A window from Rhea pennata isolate bPtePen1 chromosome 1, bPtePen1.pri, whole genome shotgun sequence encodes these proteins:
- the LRRC23 gene encoding leucine-rich repeat-containing protein 23, which yields MKMVDEEQDGGYDVLEQEGEEEEDEGEKALLEQEEEEQVLVPCPLTEENLKEGLSLLCKTGNGLAHAYVKFEAKEKHLTDISLLQRYIHLRYVDLSENKLRDLSPLSSLTHLLWLKVDGNLLTSACMQELPYLQIISFAHNRIKDMEGISHPRLVNLSLKGNKIKTALGLSQGQLFSLHILELRGNKLESTAGLNLPKLKNLYLAQNAISSLEGLEGLGQLTTLHLRDNQLETLDGFCSTMKCLQYLNLRNNGINSLQEVAKLQVLPMLRALVLLDNPCSDEADYRVEVLVLLPHLERLDKEFFEEDERAEAKKIRQQRQEEEQEMEGSADSDMTE from the exons ATGAAGATGGTGGATGAGGAGCAGGATGGTGGGTACGATGTTCTGGagcaggagggggaggaagaggaggatgaggGAGAGAAGGCACTGCTggaacaggaggaggaggaacag GTCCTGGTCCCGTGTCCTCTGACAGAGGAAAACCTGAAGGAGGGCCTCTCTCTCCTGTGTAAAACTGGCAATGGCCTGGCTCACGCCTATGTGAAGTTTGAAGCGAAGGAGAA GCACCTGACAGACATTAGCCTCCTCCAACGCTACATTCACCTGCGGTATGTGGATTTGTCAGAGAACAAGCTGCGAGACTTGTCTCCACTGAGCAGCCTAACTCACCTGCTTTGGCTGAAGGTGGATGGGAATCTCCTTACCAGTGCCTGCATGCAGGAACTGCCCTACCTACAAATCATCAGCTTTGCTCACAACCGTATCAAGGATATGGAGGGCATTTCTCACCCCCGCTTAGTCAACCTCAGCCTTAAAG gaaataaaatcaagacAGCGCTAGGCCTGAGTCAAGGACAGTTGTTCAGCCTGCACATCCTGGAGCTGCGAGGAAACAAGCTAGAGAGCACAGCAGGACTAAACCTTCCCAAGCTCAAGAACCTGTATCTG GCCCAGAATGCCATTAGCAGCCTTGAAGGCCTTGAGGGCCTAGGACAGCTCACAACTCTGCATCTGCGTGACAACCAGCTTGAAACCCTGGATGGATTCTGTAGTACCATGAAGTGCCTGCAGTACCTGAATCTACG GAATAATGGGATCAATAGCCTTCAGGAGGTGGCAAAGCTACAGGTGCTCCCCATGCTGCGGGCACTGGTGTTGTTGGACAATCCATGCTCTGATGAGGCCGATTACCGGGTGGAGGTCCTGGTCCTGCTGCCCCACTTGGAGCGCCTTGACAAAGAATTCTTTGAGGAAGATGAGCGggcagaggcaaaaaaaatccgtcagcaaaggcaggaggaagaacAG gaaaTGGAGGGATCTGCTGACAGTGACATGACTGAGTGA